The Phycisphaerae bacterium genome segment CTGGAAAAGCCTCGCCCCACATTACACGCCTCGATAGCCGAAGCGGCCATGAAATGCGGCGAAGAGTTGATCGCCAAGGGCTCGGCCGACCAGGCAGCGGCAATTTACGAGCGGCTCTATGACAAGAGCCGGCCGGAGAGTATTCGCATCGCCGGCTTCCAGGGCATTGCCGCCGCACGCGGGACCAAGGCCCTCCCCATGCTGTTCGACGTCCTTAACGGCGATGACGCCCGCATGAGGATGGTCGCCGCTCGCAGCATCCAGGAAATCCCCGGCGACGAGGTGACCCGGAAGCTGCTGGCCGCTCTCGGAAACGCACAACCCGAAACGGCGGAACTGATCATCGACGTTCTCGGCCAGCGCGGCCCCGAAGCCCGTCAGGCAGTGGCCCGGCTGGCACGCGAAGCCAAGGAACCCGCGGTCAAGGATGCGGCGGTTCTGGCGCTGGCCCAGCTCGGCGACGCCTCGGCGATGGATGCCCTGCTGCTCATCGCCAAGTCGAGCGAGAACGCAACGCACCGCTCGGTCGCCCTTCGCGGTTACGTGCGGCTGGCACGCGAACAGGGCGGCCCCGAGGAGCGCCTCCAGACCCTGACTACGGCAATGAGTCTCGCCAATAACGCCGATGACAAGAAACTCATCGTGTCGGCAATCGGCGATATCCCCAGCGTCAAGGCACTCGACGAATTGATGTCGCTGGTCGACGGCGATCTGCACGCTGAAGCGTTTGCGGCGGCGGTGTCGGTGTCAAAGCGCATTGCCGGACGCAACCATGCAGCGGCTCTCGACGCTGTCGACAAGCTCTCCAGACTCACAAAAACCGACTCGGAAAAGAACGCCATTGACGCCCTGCGGGACGCGCTGACGAGCTACTGCACGTCCTGGATGGTCAGCGGCCCCTACAAGCAGAAGGGCAAGGAAGGCCTGGAAACCTTTGACGTCGTCTTTCCGCCCGAGGAACCGCAGGGCAATGTTAAGGAATGGAAGCCGCTCAATGTCACCAACCCCGACCATCCCGGGCACTTCGATCTCGGCAAGGGCAACAATTGCTGCGCCTACGTGCGGACGACGGTCATCTCCGAAAGCGAGCGAGAGGTGCAGATGGCCTTCGGCAGCGACGATGCGATCAAGGTCTGGCTCAACGGACAGTTGATCCATGCCAACAAGGTCAACCGCCCCTGCGCTTGCGACCAGGACAAAGTGAAGGCGACGCTGAAAAAGGGCGAAAACACATTGCTTATCAAGGTTGTTCAGGGCGGCGGTGACTGGGCCTTCTGCTGTGCCATCCGCGACCCGGACGGCAAACCGCTGACCGGGATCAGCTATAAGGCGGAATGATCCCCCAAAGCACAACCTGAGAATGCCAACAGGGCCCCGGGCAGCGATCCTGCTCGGGGCTCATGGTTTTCCGGCGGGCCGGCTACCCGGTGAGTCCGAAAACATGACGTTTGCAGGCGCAGTCACAAAAGGACTCCCGATAACAACCGATTGACAACCCCCGCCCATTGAAACAGATGCGGTCGGCTGATCGAATTGCCCGCCCTTGCCCCGCCACATTTACTATATTTAACGTGATGCACACATTCGCAAAGCGTATCGGTATCGGCGCGTGTTCGTCGGTCTGCGTGTTGGCGATCACCCTCGGTCTTCTTCTTGGCGGTTCTTCTGTGGGACGCGGCTTCGCCCCTCGGCCCCACAGGGAAACGGGCACACTTCGGGTGCTTGTCAAAAACAGTCCATGCCTTGCGGAGCGGGTTGGGACAACCAGGCTGACGGTCTCGCGCATCGAGGTCCGACATGCGGACAATCACGATGCCTGGGTCGTCATCCGCGACGGCGAGCAAGTCATCGATCTGCTGCAAACAAACGAAGGACGGCCCTGCGTACTCGCCAGCGCCGACCTGGCCCCAGGGCGGTACAGCCAGGTGCGGCTCATCTGCCCCGAGGAAAGCATTGCCGTCAAAGATGGTCACACGCCTGATTGGAAAAAGGCCCGCTCCCGGAACACGCCCTACGGCACACAAACGGCCATACACCTGAATTGCGATTTTGCGGTCTCCGCTGACGATCAAACCGCCATCCTGATCGACACAGGCTTGGAGGATGCGCTTCGGATGATCGCCCAGGACCGCCGAACCGATGTCGAGCAAGTGGCCGGCTTTCGCACGGCACCGCCCGCGTCACCAACGGACTGATCCACCCCCCACGGCTCACAAAACGGAAAAACGCAGCGACCGGCCTCACCCGGGCTGACCGCTCCGTCGTTTCCTCACACTTCCAGATAGGCCCGCCGTTCTATGACGCCAGTGCGCCGTGATGTGCCTCAAAACCCCCGGCCCCACTCATGCTTTCCCGCCGGTCAGCATGACAATCGCCAGAACAATGGTCATCACACCGACGCTGGCCCGCATAGCCTTCTCCGGCAACCAGCGAACCGTCATCGTGGCCAACGGAACCGACATCACCGCTCCGACGGCCAGAGGCAAAGCCAGACCCCAATTCAGGTCCTTCCCCAGCCACAGCGAGGCGATGATCGCCACCAGGCAGACGAAGCTTTCAGCCAGAGAGCTGATCGCCACGGCATGCTTTGGAGACAGCCCCGAGACGACCTGCCCCGCCGTTACCAACGGGCCGTACCCGCCTCCGCTGAGACCCTTGTTGAACGCCGCAATGGCCCCCACAGTGATAATATGGCTCTTGCGGTAACGAAGCTGCCGCCGAACCGTGGCCAGCGTGAAAACGCCCGTCGCCAGGATCACCGTGGCGATCGCCAACCTCAGCCCTGGAACAGAAAGCTTGTTGGCTAGTCGGACCGCGATCACCGCTCCCACAACACTCAGAACAGAAAGCAGGATGGCCGTTCCGCGAGCATTCTTGTCCCGCAAAAAGTCCACATTGCCGTCCCGATGGTGCATGAGCGTGGCCGTCACGCCGGTAATCAGTTCGCTGATCAGAACGCAGGGCACAACTGCATGCGGGTCAAAACCGAACATCAGCAGCATCGGGCTCAGCGTCGTCCCATAACCCATGCCGAGGGCCGAATCGATATACTCGCAAATGAATGCCGCCAGAAACACGGCCAGCAGCGTCGCCGGACGGTACTGGCTTGTCGCCTGCGGCAGCAGATGCCATTCGGGGTACAAGGTATGTACCGCAAGGAAACCCAAGACGCCTGCCATGCCGAGCCCGAGAAGCCAAAAACGCCGAGGCACCCCCGCCGCTTGGATTGATTTGCCGACTAGCGCATTGTCCGCCATGCGTCGTGTCTCCCATCTCACACACCCGGCAGGCGGTCAGCTGTCCCTATCCCAACTCACCGGTGTGGCCGCCGACAGGTGGCTAATTCTCCCAAAAACGACCCCTCTGTACGTTCCACGGCTTGCAGCTTCCCCCCCCAGACAATGAGAATATAGGCAAACCTTGTGCCAGGTCCCAAAAACGCATTATCAGTACTGTGCGGGGCCTTTGCCAAAACAGCTAAGCGCTTCTCTTGAAAAGTCCGTTAAATATCATAGAATAGGTGTCTTATTTGCCAGTGATCCGTCATATTTAACGGTATTGCTCATGAGACGATTCATGCCCGTTTTGTTGGATGTTTGGCGGGAAGCCTGCAAGCACATCGAGATTGGTGAATCAGTCTCCCGAATAGGGCCGGTCCTCACCCGCAGAGTGCCGGTCGACTTGGTTCTGGTGCGACGGCTCGACGCCCCCCGATCGGCCGTGGAAACGGTCGCGGCTGGCGTCTGCGGCACCGCAGCCGCCCCCGAACAAACACGCAACGAGTGCAGCCCCGACGAGTTCAGGCGACTGTTGGCTTGGTGCCGGGAAGGCAAGGTCCTCCGCGACGACGCCACGACGATTCGACAAATCCACCCCGCCTTGCTGCCCGCAGGGGTCGAAGGACAGGTCATGGTCGGCTCCCTGAACCGCGAAGATGAACCCGTCGGCGTGCTCGTGCTCGCAACGCAGCGCCGCTCCGGCTTGCGGCGCGAACATGAGGAATTGGCAACCGCGCTTCTGGAACCTTTTGCCGTGGCCCTCGAAAACGACCGCCAGTTGCGGGAGTTGAGCGTACTGCGCGAGGCCGT includes the following:
- a CDS encoding HEAT repeat domain-containing protein, whose translation is MMRKCTLLGLLTLAATACLLNTTAAAPASDLEKQYIDKITEWIPGMSDPDIPKRKDPQQALEKLCHEAGAPGKAAEREALCRAMMTKVGPDVPKPARIWILRKVEPLGRDEVVARLTELLRDEDADIRETARRALVNNPSPQAGASLRAELARADTSKWQIAMINGLAFRRDGQAVDAIAKLTSSPDDAVATAAVCALGDIRTPEAIKAVTALLEKPRPTLHASIAEAAMKCGEELIAKGSADQAAAIYERLYDKSRPESIRIAGFQGIAAARGTKALPMLFDVLNGDDARMRMVAARSIQEIPGDEVTRKLLAALGNAQPETAELIIDVLGQRGPEARQAVARLAREAKEPAVKDAAVLALAQLGDASAMDALLLIAKSSENATHRSVALRGYVRLAREQGGPEERLQTLTTAMSLANNADDKKLIVSAIGDIPSVKALDELMSLVDGDLHAEAFAAAVSVSKRIAGRNHAAALDAVDKLSRLTKTDSEKNAIDALRDALTSYCTSWMVSGPYKQKGKEGLETFDVVFPPEEPQGNVKEWKPLNVTNPDHPGHFDLGKGNNCCAYVRTTVISESEREVQMAFGSDDAIKVWLNGQLIHANKVNRPCACDQDKVKATLKKGENTLLIKVVQGGGDWAFCCAIRDPDGKPLTGISYKAE
- a CDS encoding sulfite exporter TauE/SafE family protein; the encoded protein is MADNALVGKSIQAAGVPRRFWLLGLGMAGVLGFLAVHTLYPEWHLLPQATSQYRPATLLAVFLAAFICEYIDSALGMGYGTTLSPMLLMFGFDPHAVVPCVLISELITGVTATLMHHRDGNVDFLRDKNARGTAILLSVLSVVGAVIAVRLANKLSVPGLRLAIATVILATGVFTLATVRRQLRYRKSHIITVGAIAAFNKGLSGGGYGPLVTAGQVVSGLSPKHAVAISSLAESFVCLVAIIASLWLGKDLNWGLALPLAVGAVMSVPLATMTVRWLPEKAMRASVGVMTIVLAIVMLTGGKA
- a CDS encoding DUF4382 domain-containing protein translates to MHTFAKRIGIGACSSVCVLAITLGLLLGGSSVGRGFAPRPHRETGTLRVLVKNSPCLAERVGTTRLTVSRIEVRHADNHDAWVVIRDGEQVIDLLQTNEGRPCVLASADLAPGRYSQVRLICPEESIAVKDGHTPDWKKARSRNTPYGTQTAIHLNCDFAVSADDQTAILIDTGLEDALRMIAQDRRTDVEQVAGFRTAPPASPTD